ACGGCTCGTCCTACACCCCGACGGACGAGCCGACCGAGGACGACACGGACGACTCGTCCTCGTACCCGGACCCGGACCCCACGACCGAGGCCCCGCCGGACCCGTACACCACGGGAACGTGCCTGAACGGCTCACTCCCGACCTCCGACGGGCCGCAGAGCGTGAGCGACGTCGACGAGGTCCCCTGCTCGGCCTCGGACGCGCACTACAAGGTGATCCAGACGTTCCCGTTCACCTCGGACATGAACCGTTGCCGCGACAACCCCCGGACCCAGTACGCCTTCTCGTCCCGCTACACGATCAACGGCGCGACGATCAACGAGTACGTGTACTGCTTGGTGGGGCTGGGGTCCTACGCGCGCTGAGGGACTGCCTCAGACATCGACGACGGTGACGTGGATCCCGTCGACGTCGGTGACGTGCTGGTCCGCCAGGGCCGGGGTCGCGGTGCCGGCCGCGACCGTGGCGGCGAGGAAGAAGCAGGCGAGAAAACGCTTGGTGCGGGTCATGTCCGACTCCTCGTGATGTCTGGGTACGCGGCAAGCTTTCTGATTTGCGTACGCCAATTCCATGGTTGCGTGCACTACCAGCCAATGTGCGGCCTGATATTCGCTGAAGCAGGGAATGCTGGGCACAAGAAGAGGGGCCGGGCATCTGCCCGGCCCCTCTTCTTCTGCATCCCGCCGTCGCGCTTCGCGCTCAGCTCATCCGGATCCCCCGAACCGGATGAGCGTCCCCCGAGCGCGTGCGTCCGATCGGCCGGACGCTACGGCCCCGGCGGCTCCCCCGTTGGCGCCGCCGCGGCCGTACCCCGTGGGGGAGTGGCTACTTGGCCGGCTCGGTCGTCGCGTGCTGGTCGAGCGGCTTGATCGGCGCGCCGGTGGCGTGCTGGTCCAGGGTCGTGATGTCGCCACCCGTGGCGTGCTGGTCCAGCGGCTTGATCGGCTCGGTCGTCGCGTGCTGGTCCAGCGTCGTGATCTCCTCGCCCGTCGCGTGCTGGTCGGCGGGCTTGAGGTTGTCGGCCATGGAAGCTCCTGAAGTGGTTGGGCCTGTGGGACGGGAACGTCCGCCCGGCAACTCCCCCGTGGATCGCCGGGCGGACGTCCAGGGCCGATCACCATAACGGTGAGGCCTCGTGACGAACCGTCTGCCCCCCGACGCGACGGATCGACATGCATGAGAGTGCCGTGCGGCGATAAACGATTGATGAACGCCCAGGTCGGTCAGGCGACCGCCGCCGGGTGGAGCAGGGCGCGCACGTGATCCGCCTCGGGAGAGCCGAGGTCGTCGTACGTGGCCAGCGCATCGCTCCAGCAGACGCGGGAGCGTCCCGTCTGCCCTATGCCCTGCAGTGCCCGGCCGAGCACGGTCAGGACGTTGGCGCGCCGCCAGTCCCCGCCGACACCGTTCAGCACCGCGAGCGCCTGCTCGGCCAACGCGGCCGCCTGGGCCGGCCGCCGTGCGGAGAGTTCGAGCTCCGCCAGGCGGTACAGGGTCATGCCCTCCCACAGACGCTGCCGACTGTCCCGGAACACCGCCAGCGCCTCGCGCAGCGCCTCCGCGCCCTGCGCGTGCTGGCCACTTTCGGTGAGAGCCATCCCCAGCGCGTACCGACCGTTGGCACCCCGGAACGAGTTGCCCGTGGAGTCGTAGATGGCGATCCCGCGCTCCGCCAGCGAGACGGCGCTCGTCAGCCGCCCCATCGCCAGGTGGATGCGCGACAGGTTGCACAACGCGCTGGCCTCGCTCGGCCGGTTCCCGTCCGCCCGGAACCAGTCGATGGCATGGGTCAGGTGCACTTCGCCGTCGGCGTGGCGACTCTGGTAGATCGCCACGATGCCCCGGGAGTTGGCCGCCCAGGCCAGCGTGAGGGCGTCCTCGGTCCGGTCGGCCAGTCCGGCCGCGAGTTCCGCGTCGCGGTCGGCGTCGTCGAAGCGTCCGGTGTGGGCGTGGACGTTGCTGAGTGCCATCAGCGCCCGCGCCTCGGCGTGCTCGTCACCGGTCTCGTGCGCGGCCTCGCGCAACGCAGCCGCCGCGGACTCGTACTGCTTGGAGTTGGCGCCGGACTCGCCGATGTCGATCGACGCCCACAGCAGATCGACCGCACGCCGCAGCGTTGCGGCGCCCGCCGACTGCCGGACGCACGCCAGGAGGCAGTTCGCCTCCCGGTACAGCCAGTCCTGGGCCTCGTGGCGGTCCGTGAACGTCAGGCCCTCGTAGGACGGCGGCTCCAAGTGGTCGACCAGGCGGTCGCCCGGTCGCTCGATCGCGTACACCCCCGCCGCCGTCGACAGGTAGAAGTCCAGCAGGCGCGAGAGCGCCGCCTCGCGTTCCGACGGGGGCTGTTCGTCGCGCTCCGCGCATGCACGCGCGTAGAGGCGGACGAGGTCGTGGTAGCGGTACCGGCCCGGCGCGGCGGACTCCAGGAGGGACGTGTCGACGAGGGCCTCCAGGAGGTCCTCGGCGTCGTGGGGCGGGAGGTCCAGGACCGCCGCGGCGGCCGACAGGGAGATGTCGGGGCCGTCCGCGAGGCCGAGGAGACGGAAGGCGCGGGCCTGGGCCGGCTCCAGCTGGCCGTAACCCAGCTCGAACGTCGCCTTGACCGCGAGGTCGCCCGCCTGGAGCTCGTCCAGGCGGCGCCGCTCGTCGGCGAGCTTCGCCGCGAGGACCGACACGGTCCACGTGCGGCGGGCCGCCAGCCGGGACGCCGCGATGCGGATGGCCAGCGGCAGGAAGCCGCACGCCGCCACCACGTCCAGCGCCGCCTCCCGCTCCGCGGAGACCCGCTCCTCGCCCACGATCTTCGTGAAGAGCTGGAGCGCCTCCTCCGGGGACATCACGTCCAGGTCCACCAGATGCGCCCCGGCCAGGTCCACCATCCGGATCCGGCTGGTCACCAGCGCCGCGCAGCCCGCCGTGCCCGGCAGCAGCGGCCGGATCTGGGCGGCGTCGCGCGCGTTGTCGAGGAGGACCAGGACCCGGCGGCCGTCCAGCGTCGAGCGGTACAGCGCCGCCCGCTCGTCGAGCGAGTCGGGGATCGCGGAGTCCGGCGCACCCAGGGCGCGCAGGAACGCGCCCAGGACCGTCTCCGGCGCCGCCGCCCGCGCCCCCGCGCCCTGGAGGTCGACGTACAGCTGGCCGTCGGGGAAGTGCGGGCGGGCCGCGTGGGCGACGTGCACCGCGAGGGTCGTCTTGCCGACGCCGCCGATGCCCGCGAGCGCGGAGACCGCCATGACGGAGCCCTCCGCCGTGGCGAGCTGGTCCCCGAGTTCCCGGACGAAGGCGGCGCGGCCGGTGAAGTCGGCTACGGTCGCGGGGAGCTGGGCGGGCCGTGAGACGGTCGCCGGGGCCGGCGCGGACTCCTCGACCGGGCGGGCGAGTTCCGAGTCCGCCTGGAGGATCCGCTGCTGGAGCCGGGAGAGTTCGGGGCACGGGTCGACGCCCAGCTCGTCCGCGAGGAGCCGCCGGGTGTCCGCGTACACGGCGAGCGCCTCGGCCTGCCGGCCGCTGCGGTACAGCGCGAGCATCAGCAGCTCGCGCAGCCGCTCGCGGAGCGGGTGCGCGGCCGTGAGAGCGGTCAGCTCGGAGACGGCCTCCGCGTGGTTGCCGATCTCCAGGTCCATGTCGAGCCGGGTCTCCAGGAGGGTGAGCCGCCACTCCTCCAGGCGGGCCCGCTGGTTCTCGGCGTACGGGCCCGGTACGGAGGCCAGCACCTCGCCGTCCCACAGTCCGAGCGACTTGTTGATCAGGGCGCGTGCCTCGCTGCGCTCGCCCGACGCCCACAGTTTCTCGGCCTCGGCGGCCAGGTCCTGGGCGACGTCGAGGTCGAGGGCCCCGCGGTGGGTGCGGATCGCGTACCCGCCGGCGTCGCTGACCAGCACGCCCGGGTCGAGGACCTTGCGCAGCCGGGAGGCGTACGTGCGGAGCGCGGCGAGCGCCTGCGACGGCGGCTCCTCGCCCCAGATCCCGTCGATCAGCTCCCCGGCGGTGGCGGTCCGGCCGTCGCGCAGCAACAGCGCGGCGAGAAGCGCCCGCTGCTGCGGGGAGCCGGACGGCAGCTGTTCGCCGTCCCGCCAGGCGCGGACGGGTCCGAGCACGGCGAAGCGCAGGTCCGATACCGGTTCCGGGGCGCCGGGCGCGCCTTCGGGCACGCCACCGCGCTCCGCGTCCTCGGGACCCGTTCGCGGAGCTCTCTGCTCCGGCACTCGCGGGCCGTTCTCACGGTCCATAGCTCCCCCTGCCCGTACCGCTGGTTTCGCCCAAGACAGTCTGCCTTGTCCGGAGGGGGCGCGTCAGCATCGGGTGACTGTCTGCACAGGATCTGCCGCACCGATCACGAACCGGTGGCGGACGGGGAGCTGACGGAGCGTCAGATCAGCGCTACCGTGAAAGCATGGAGACCTTCCCGAAGATCATCTCGGTGGACGACCACACCGTGGAGCCCCCCAGCGTCTGGCGGGACCGGCTCCCGTCCAAGTACCGCGACGTCGGCCCCCGCATCGTCCGCGCCCCCCTGAAGGAAATGACCTTCCTGGGCGGGAAGTTCGCGCCCGTCATGGGCGCCAAGGGCGACGACGGGCCGATCGGCGACTGGTGGGTGTACGAGGACCTGCACCGCCCGCTGACCCGGCTCGACACCGCCGTCGGCTACGACAGGGACGAGATCAAGCTCGAGGTCATCACGTACGAGCAGATGCGGCCGGGCTCCTGGTCCGTCCCCGACCGGCTCGCCGACATGGACGTCAACCACGTCCAGTCCGCCCTCTGTTTCCCCACCTTCCCCCGCTTCTGCGGCCAGACGTTCACCGAGGCGTCAGACCGCGAACTGGGACTGCTCGGCGTGCGCGCGTACAACGACTGGATGGTGGAGGAGTGGTGCGGTCCCGAGGCGCGGGGCCGGCTCATCCCGCTCACCCTCGTCCCGCTCTGGGACGCGCACCTCGCCGCCGAGGAGGTCCGGCGCAACGCCGCCCGCGGCGTGCGCGCCGTGGCGTTCTCCGAGATACCGCCGCACCTGGGCCTGCCGTCGATCCACACCGACTACTGGGACCCGTTCCTCGCCGCCTGCGACGAGACCGGGACCGTCGTCGCCATGCACATCGGCTCCTCCAGCCGGATGCCGTCCACCTCGGCGGACGCGCCGCCCGCCGTCGGCTCCACGATCACCTTCGCGAACTGCTGCTTCTCGATGGTCGACTGGCTGATGAGCGGCAAGTTCGAGCGCTTCCCCAACCTGAAGATCATGTACGCGGAGGGCCAGATCGGCTGGATCCCGTACATCCTGGAGCGCGCCGACGTGGTCTGGGAGGAGAACCGCGGCTGGGGCGGCGTCGCCGACAAGGTGCTGCGCCCGCCGTCCGAGCTGTTCGCGAACCACGTGTACGGCTGCTTCTTCGACGACGCGTTCGGCCTGAAGAACCTGGACGCGATCGGCGTGGGCAACGTCCTGTACGAGACGGACTACCCGCACTCCGACTCCACCTGGCCCAAGTCCCGCGAGGTCGGCGAGGCCCAGATGGGGCACCTGGACCCGGCGACCGTGGACCGGATCGTGCGCGGCAACGCCATCGACCTGCTCCAGCTGACGAAGGACGGCCTCTGGCCGGGCGCGTAGGAAGGACGTCGGGGGCGCGTGCCGGACCGCGGCGCGCGCCCCGCTTCCGCCACAACTGACGGCATTCTGCGCCCGGTTGACAATGATCTCCCGCGTGATTGCATACGTGTATGCACACCGGAGTGGAGCAGACCGCGTACCTCGTCAACGAGTCCCGGGCCCGTCGGCCCGAACTCGCCCGCGATCCCCTGGCAGCCGCCTGGATCCCGGACGGAGAGCGGGGCGGCGTCCGCGCCCTGTGGGAGGAGTTCGCCGGCGACGTCTACCCGCACGACGACCTGGTGGTCTCGCTGCGCGGCAGATACATCGCGGACACGCTCGAACGCGCCCTGGAGCTGGACCCCGACACCGTGCTCGTCGTCTGCGGCGCCGGTTTCTCCTCGTACCCCTGGCTGCTGCCCTTCCGCACGGCCCTCGAGGTCGACCTGCCCACCATGATCGAGGCCAAGCGGCAGCGTGCCGCCGAGCTGATGGACGCGGGCGCGATCCCGCGCCGCGACGTGCACCACCTGGCCGCCGACCTCGGCACCCCGGCCGGCCGCGAGGCCGTCGCCGCGGCGGTGCGCGAGCTCGCCGCCGGGCGGCCGGTCGCGTACGTGGCCGAGGGCCTGGTCTTCTACCTGTCGCCGGACGACGCCCGGGCGGTCGCCCGGCTCGGCGCCGAGTTCGGGGACCACGCGGTCACCGCCGTCAGCTACTGGCCGGACTGGGCCGAGGACAACCGGGTCCTCGCCGACCAGCGGCTCTGGTTCCGGCGCCGCTCCGTCCCGGAGGACGCCAGCTACCTGACCCACGGCGAGCTGCCCGGCCTCCTCGGCGGCGCCCAGGTCGAGGACCACGGGCCGGAGTCCCTGCAGCGCCGCTACCTGGACCGCGTGGAGGTCCCGGAGAGCGATCTGATCCCCGAGTACGTCGCGGTGTCCTGGGCCGGTGAGAGATGACGGAGGTACTGCACCTGCAGAGCAGGGCGTACCCCCTCCACTACAGCTCGCCCGACCTCACCCAGGGCTCCGTCCTGGTCCCGGGGCACGGCGAGTTACGGCCGGTCGCGGGCCGGCTCGGGTCGCTGGCGTACAACCACGACGCGACCATCGAGATAGACC
This sequence is a window from Streptomyces sp. HUAS YS2. Protein-coding genes within it:
- a CDS encoding AfsR/SARP family transcriptional regulator, with the protein product MDRENGPRVPEQRAPRTGPEDAERGGVPEGAPGAPEPVSDLRFAVLGPVRAWRDGEQLPSGSPQQRALLAALLLRDGRTATAGELIDGIWGEEPPSQALAALRTYASRLRKVLDPGVLVSDAGGYAIRTHRGALDLDVAQDLAAEAEKLWASGERSEARALINKSLGLWDGEVLASVPGPYAENQRARLEEWRLTLLETRLDMDLEIGNHAEAVSELTALTAAHPLRERLRELLMLALYRSGRQAEALAVYADTRRLLADELGVDPCPELSRLQQRILQADSELARPVEESAPAPATVSRPAQLPATVADFTGRAAFVRELGDQLATAEGSVMAVSALAGIGGVGKTTLAVHVAHAARPHFPDGQLYVDLQGAGARAAAPETVLGAFLRALGAPDSAIPDSLDERAALYRSTLDGRRVLVLLDNARDAAQIRPLLPGTAGCAALVTSRIRMVDLAGAHLVDLDVMSPEEALQLFTKIVGEERVSAEREAALDVVAACGFLPLAIRIAASRLAARRTWTVSVLAAKLADERRRLDELQAGDLAVKATFELGYGQLEPAQARAFRLLGLADGPDISLSAAAAVLDLPPHDAEDLLEALVDTSLLESAAPGRYRYHDLVRLYARACAERDEQPPSEREAALSRLLDFYLSTAAGVYAIERPGDRLVDHLEPPSYEGLTFTDRHEAQDWLYREANCLLACVRQSAGAATLRRAVDLLWASIDIGESGANSKQYESAAAALREAAHETGDEHAEARALMALSNVHAHTGRFDDADRDAELAAGLADRTEDALTLAWAANSRGIVAIYQSRHADGEVHLTHAIDWFRADGNRPSEASALCNLSRIHLAMGRLTSAVSLAERGIAIYDSTGNSFRGANGRYALGMALTESGQHAQGAEALREALAVFRDSRQRLWEGMTLYRLAELELSARRPAQAAALAEQALAVLNGVGGDWRRANVLTVLGRALQGIGQTGRSRVCWSDALATYDDLGSPEADHVRALLHPAAVA
- a CDS encoding amidohydrolase family protein codes for the protein METFPKIISVDDHTVEPPSVWRDRLPSKYRDVGPRIVRAPLKEMTFLGGKFAPVMGAKGDDGPIGDWWVYEDLHRPLTRLDTAVGYDRDEIKLEVITYEQMRPGSWSVPDRLADMDVNHVQSALCFPTFPRFCGQTFTEASDRELGLLGVRAYNDWMVEEWCGPEARGRLIPLTLVPLWDAHLAAEEVRRNAARGVRAVAFSEIPPHLGLPSIHTDYWDPFLAACDETGTVVAMHIGSSSRMPSTSADAPPAVGSTITFANCCFSMVDWLMSGKFERFPNLKIMYAEGQIGWIPYILERADVVWEENRGWGGVADKVLRPPSELFANHVYGCFFDDAFGLKNLDAIGVGNVLYETDYPHSDSTWPKSREVGEAQMGHLDPATVDRIVRGNAIDLLQLTKDGLWPGA
- a CDS encoding class I SAM-dependent methyltransferase, whose protein sequence is MHTGVEQTAYLVNESRARRPELARDPLAAAWIPDGERGGVRALWEEFAGDVYPHDDLVVSLRGRYIADTLERALELDPDTVLVVCGAGFSSYPWLLPFRTALEVDLPTMIEAKRQRAAELMDAGAIPRRDVHHLAADLGTPAGREAVAAAVRELAAGRPVAYVAEGLVFYLSPDDARAVARLGAEFGDHAVTAVSYWPDWAEDNRVLADQRLWFRRRSVPEDASYLTHGELPGLLGGAQVEDHGPESLQRRYLDRVEVPESDLIPEYVAVSWAGER